From Coffea arabica cultivar ET-39 chromosome 2e, Coffea Arabica ET-39 HiFi, whole genome shotgun sequence, the proteins below share one genomic window:
- the LOC113730246 gene encoding uncharacterized protein, whose product MEDESGVFDKSLGVPRSELKVLVGEKRARPEVEERSEFEQKRVKTRDLESVFRSEERTTKDAVHLAVDNATREIDLNANFGAPDNVLADDAMAPNNEECNVSLLNSRGFGLDLNEGDIFTFTMNKEPIHPCGIYGHSKSIDDSDCGSSSVGPLEEKDPMKVWKEMKQNGFISSSHGGVPMPKPRGRKHKNDGIKRKMELAKKEQVDRFAKMAAPSGLLNELNPGIINHVRNKKQVHSIIEALLKSERNENSHSGSRQKDQTKRGTKDFSEVKDLKVINRAETKGHSLSHEDGSMNSLLERRQMSGYPASFNNSASLYSVLTGVDHESRMVDTRAMGSYSSFKHPNIENEDEILALKLSSAGAITSENNSSLSNEESANLTSVTSLSAQAASVASHWLELLHQDIKGRLAALRRSKKRVRAVIHTELPFLLSKEFLSVQENAPYNSKTADAGHSHNSAADAHRAKWNVLFDQMDRTLSEEEKQLESWLNQVTEMQLHCDTGLFKYSTAYNLQHSSTFENDCRLHKADNSERDLAVRAAAASIYSTCNFLLSMENLPCC is encoded by the exons ATGGAGGACGAAAGTGGGGTTTTTGATAAATCCTTGGGAGTCCCTAGATCTGAATTGAAG GTTTTGGTGGGAGAGAAGAGGGCTCGCCCGGAAGTGGAAGAAAGATCCGAATTTGAACAAAAAAGAGTCAAAACAAGGGATCTTGAATCAGTGTTTCGTTCTGAAG AAAGGACAACAAAGGACGCGGTACATCTCGCAGTTGACAATGCAACCAGAGAAATAGACCTCAATGCTAACTTTGGTGCCCCCGACAATGTGCTTGCTGATGATGCTATGGCTCCCAACAATGAGGAATGTAATGTGAGTTTGTTAAATTCAAGAGGTTTTGGCTTAGATCTCAATGAAGGAGACATCTTTACCTTCACCATGAACAAGGAGCCAATTCATCCTTGTGGAATCTATGGACATTCAAAATCTATAGATGATTCTGATTGTGGTAGTTCTTCTGTTGGCCCTTTGGAGGAGAAAGATCCAATGAAGGTTTGGAAAGAGATGAAACAAAATGGATTCATATCGTCTTCTCATGGTGGAGTGCCAATGCCAAAGCCACGTGGAAGAAAACACAAGAACGATGGGATCAAGAGAAAGATGGAGCTTGCTAAAAAAGAACAAGTGGACAGGTTTGCTAAGATGGCTGCTCCTAGTGGGTTGCTTAATGAACTGAATCCTGGGATCATAAATCATGTGAGAAACAAAAAGCAGGTTCATTCTATAATTGAGGCTCTTCTGAAGTCGGAAAGAAATGAGAATTCTCACTCAGGCAGTAGACAGAAAGACCAAACAAAAAGGGGAACAAAAGACTTTAGTGAAGTGAAGGACTTGAAAGTCATAAATCGAGCAGAAACTAAGGGACATTCACTCTCTCATGAAGATGGTTCAATGAATAGTTTGCTGGAGAGAAGGCAGATGAGTGGATATCCGGCATCCTTTAATAACTCAGCTTCGTTGTACTCGGTGCTGACAGGTGTTGATCATGAATCCCGCATGGTTGACACAAGAGCAATGGGAAGTTATTCATCTTTCAAACACCCAAATATAGAAAATGAGGATGAAATACTTGCACTTAAGCTGTCTTCTGCTGGAGCTATTACATCAGAAAATAATAGTTCCTTGTCCAATGAGGAATCAGCAAACCTAACTAGTGTTACTTCACTCTCTGCTCAAG CTGCTAGCGTTGCTTCCCATTGGTTGGAACTTCTTCATCAAGACATCAAGGGTCGTCTTGCAG CATTACGACGTAGTAAGAAGAGGGTGCGGGCTGTTATTCATACTGAGTTGCCTTTCCTATTATCAAAAGAATTCCTGTCTGTCCAAGAGAATGCTCCTTACAACTCAAAAACTGCTGATGCTGGTCATTCTCACAATTCAGCTGCTGATGCACATCGTGCTAAATGGAATGTACTGTTTGATCAGATGGATAGAACATTGTCTGAAGAAGAGAAACAATTG GAAAGTTGGTTAAACCAAGTAACAGAAATGCAGTTGCATTGTGACACGGGTCTTTTCAAATATAGTACAGCATATAATCTGCAGCATTCAAGCACTTTTGAAAACGATTGCAG ACTACATAAAGCTGATAACTCAGAGAGGGATTTAGCTGTCAGAGCTGCTGCTGCTTCCATTTATTCAACGTGCAATTTCTTGTTGTCCATGGAGAACTTACCTTGCTGCTGA
- the LOC113733442 gene encoding tryptophan N-monooxygenase CYP79A68-like yields the protein MAMPVEPSLILAFILLFIIIKWGYNSLKKSRLGPKLPPGPSPWPIVGNIPELYKNKPPFYWIDGIMKKLNTDVACFRLGSVHVIVVNSPQVAREFLHNHDDQLASRPFTMATELSSRGFLSMAVSPWGPQWKKMRKMYTSELMTPARHRWLIEKRNQEADNYVSFILNQCKSSGRDGAVVDVRTALRHYAINVVRKVVFNTRYFGEGGKDGGPGEEEKEHVKAIFTILRHLYAFCASDYLPWLRVLDIDNHEKIVKEALGVMNKYHDPIIEERITKRRINGEKQEPQDLLDVMISLKDATGKPLLSEEEIKAQCIELFFGVDSPTTSLEWAVAQMINKPEIQQKAVDEVDRVVGKGRLVQESDIPQLNYIKACVKESLRLHPITPFNLPHVSMSNIVVGGYFIPKGSHILLGRRGLGRNPKVWQEPLEFKPERYFNDDKSSKIELMEPELRLVTFSSGKRACPGIALGTALSVIALGRILQGFAWSVPENEGKIDLSEAPNEFEMAKPLHAHASPRLPATTYPIIS from the exons ATGGCAATGCCTGTCGAGCCTTCCCTAATCCTTGCTTTTATCCTCCTCTTTATCATCATCAAATGGGGATATAATTCCTTGAAGAAAAGCAGGCTTGGTCCAAAACTTCCCCCTGGCCCATCACCATGGCCTATCGTAGGCAACATCCCTGAGCTCTACAAGAACAAGCCACCGTTTTATTGGATCGATGGCATAATGAAAAAACTCAATACCGACGTTGCATGCTTCCGTTTAGGCAGCGTCCATGTCATCGTGGTGAATTCACCCCAGGTAGCTCGGGAATTCTTGCACAATCATGATGACCAACTGGCCTCCAGACCCTTCACCATGGCTACTGAACTCTCCAGCCGTGGCTTCCTGAGCATGGCTGTTTCTCCATGGGGTCCTCAGtggaagaaaatgagaaaaatgtacACAAGTGAGTTGATGACCCCCGCGAGACATAGGTGGTTAATCGAGAAAAGGAACCAAGAAGCAGATAACTACGTGTCTTTCATTCTTAATCAGTGCAAGAGTTCTGGCAGAGATGGCGCTGTCGTTGATGTCAGAACAGCCCTCCGTCATTATGCTATAAATGTTGTTAGGAAGGTTGTTTTCAACACAAGATACTTCGGGGAAGGTGGGAAAGATGGAGGTCCaggtgaagaagaaaaagagcatGTCAAAGCAATCTTCACAATTCTTCGGCACCTCTATGCATTCTGTGCATCCGATTATTTGCCTTGGTTGAGGGTGCTGGATATAGACAATCACGAGAAAATTGTGAAGGAGGCTTTAGGAGTTATGAACAAGTACCATGACCCAATCATAGAGGAAAGGATTACGAAACGCAGAATCAATGGAGAGAAACAAGAGCCACAAGATTTACTAGATGTTATGATATCGCTTAAGGATGCAACAGGGAAGCCATTATTATCAGAAGAAGAGATCAAAGCACAATGCATT GAGCTGTTCTTCGGGGTGGATAGTCCGACGACTTCGCTAGAGTGGGCTGTGGCACAAATGATCAACAAACCGGAGATTCAACAGAAGGCCGTAGATGAGGTTGACAGGGTGGTGGGAAAAGGAAGACTGGTTCAAGAATCCGATATTCCGCAATTAAACTACATCAAGGCATGCGTAAAAGAGTCTTTGAGACTCCACCCCATTACACCCTTTAACTTGCCTCACGTTTCCATGTCGAACATAGTCGTTGGTGGTTACTTCATTCCCAAAGGCAGCCACATCCTGTTGGGCCGCCGAGGACTTGGTCGGAATCCTAAAGTGTGGCAGGAGCCCCTGGAGTTTAAGCCCGAACGTTACTTCAATGACGATAAATCAAGTAAAATAGAGCTGATGGAGCCAGAGCTAAGGTTGGTTACCTTCAGTTCAGGTAAACGAGCTTGTCCAGGGATTGCACTGGGAACTGCGTTAAGCGTGATAGCATTGGGAAGGATTTTGCAAGGATTTGCTTGGAGTGTGCCGGAAAATGAAGGAAAGATCGATCTCTCTGAAGCACCCAATGAATTCGAAATGGCCAAACCGCTGCATGCACATGCCAGCCCACGTTTGCCTGCCACAACATATCCAATTATCTCATAA